Proteins encoded within one genomic window of Cyprinus carpio isolate SPL01 chromosome A15, ASM1834038v1, whole genome shotgun sequence:
- the LOC109112509 gene encoding natural cytotoxicity triggering receptor 1-like, with protein sequence MELSQLHLVLLLISSIHSAHTEERPKPTVTIKPAQHVFRGETVTLRCDIYSEGVTSWRYSWYKEGSISVFSYRQEHTLRSVTESDAGKYTCEGFKGSRWSQMSDAVTLRVSDLAKPTLTVEPQSSVFTGDSVTLRCALIQSQNGWEFLWSKDSNTESIEAATKTINLVKVSDRGEYKCRARRRGYYTDYSEPVVVTIYSKYHSTHFIICMYSIITLFHCELLSLYRKTKTHSNH encoded by the exons aaagaccaAAACCCACAGTAACCATTAAACCTGCTCAACAtgtgttcagaggagagacagtcactctcagatgtgacatatatagtgaaggagtcactagctggAGATACAGTTGGTATAAAGAAGGTTCAATCAGTGTTTTCAGTTATCGACAGGAACACACACTCAGGtctgttactgagtctgacgcAGGTAAATACACCTGTGAAGGATTTAAAGGATCACGCTGGTCACAAATGAGTGATGCAGTTACACTGAGAGTATCAG ATCTTGCTAAACCAACTCTGACTGTTGAGCCACAGAGTTCAgtgttcactggagactcagtTACTCTGAGATGTGCGCTGATTCAGTCACAGAATGGATGGGAGTTTCTCTGGAGTAAAGACTCAAACACTGAATCTATTGAAGCTGCAACTAAAACAATCAATCTTGTGAAAGTCTCTGACAGAGGAGAGTACAAGTGCAGAGCACGAAGAAGAGGATATTACACTGATTACAGTGAACCAGTAGTAGTGACTATATACAGCAAGTATCAtagtacacattttattatttgtatgtattcaattattacattatttcattgtgaattgttgtcattgtacagaaagaccaAAACCCACAGTAACCATTAA